The segment GTGTAGGTCCGTCAGCATCACGTCGCAGTATCCGCTTTCCACTCGACGCTCTATGCGCTGCGGATCTACCTCCACCGCAAGCATACACCCTCCGTTCATCGTTGCCGCCAGTGGCTGGGCGCCACCCATTCCACCGAGCCCCGCCGTTACGATAAGCCGACCGTCAAGCGATCCACCAAAGTGCTGCCGGCCACACTCGGCAAAAGTCTCGTACGTGCCCTGCAGAATCCCCTGCGTACCGATGTATATCCACGAGCCCGCGGTCATCTGCCCGTACATCGTTAGTCCCAGCGCGTCGAGACGGCGAAACTCTTCCCATGTCGCCCATCGCGGTACAAGGTGTGCGTTTGCGATCAACACGCGTGGAGCCTCCTCATGCGTCTGGAACACTCCAACCGGCTTCCCACTCTGAACGAGCAGGGTCTCGTCCGACTTCAGTCGTTTGAGTGTCGCCACAATCCGATGGTAGCACTCCCAGTTCCGGGCGGCCTTTCCGCCTCCGCCATAGACAATAAGCTCAGATGGCCGCTCTGCAACATCCGGGTCAAGGTTGTTCATCAACATGCGCATTGCCGCCTCCTGCTCCCATCCGAGGCAGGAAAGTTCGCGGCCCCTCGGCGCCCTGATGATCTGCTGCGTCGCCGTTGACATAGTCTTGAACTAGACTGGTTCGCGTGGGAATTGACTTACTTCAAACAGGTCGACCGACAATGAGACTGTGTGCAATGTCTCTTCACCGTGTGGCTAGATGCCGGACGCAATTAGAAGTTCGATATCACGGTGTGGCATTCCGAACATCGTCGCCAGACTCTTCTTTGTCAGATGTCGACGATAAACGTACGTCCCGTTTCGCAGCCCGACATTTCGCCAAAGGGCTTCGTTGATCGAGCCGACGTCTCCAATGTTTATCAGATATGGCACCAGCACATTGGTCAACGCGTAGGTGGCGGTTCGCGCTGCGTTCGACGGCATGTTCGGGATGCAGTAGTGAATCACATCGTGCTTTCTGAATGTAGGCTGCGAGTGTGACGTCGCCCGGCTGGTTTCGATACAGCCTCCCTGGTCAATCACCGCGTCTACAATCACCGAGCCAGACCGCATGCTGCTGACCATGTCCTCGGTGACCAGGACCGGCGAACGCTGTCCTGCCGTCATCATGGCCCCAATGATCACGTCGGCCGACCGCACAGCTCCACGGATGTACTGCTCGGTCGCCATCGCAGTCGTAATTCGTCGATCCAGATAGTGCTCGAGCCCCCGAAGCGCGCCGAGATCCGAGTCCAGAACGATCACATGCGCACCATAGCCCAGCGCCGTGCGCGCCGCCCATTCGCCGACGACGCCCGCGCCCAGAATCAGCACGGTGGACGGTGGCACGCCCGAGATACCACCAAGCATTACCCCTTTCCCACCTTCACCGCTCTCCAGGTGTCGCGCAGCAATCTGGACCGCCATAGACCCCATGATCTCGTGCATCATACGCACGATCGGAAGAGTCCCGTCCGAATCCCGAATGAACTCGAAACCGATACCCGTAATACCGAGATTCATCAGACGCTTCAGGAATTCCGGAGACGTTCCCCCGAGATGAAGCGCCGAAATCAGAATCTGTCGCTCTTGCAGAAGCGATAACTCGTCGTCGCTGGGAGGACCAACCTTAACCACGAGCTCGGCCTTCGCATATAACTCGCCGGGCGCTTTGACGATCTCTGCTCCGGCATCGGCGTACTCCTGATCGCTGAAATGTGCCTGCTGACCGGCATCCGCCTCAACCACGACGTCATGCCCGTTCGCGACAAGAGCAGCCACGCCCCCGGGCGCCAGTGAGACGCGTCGTTCTTCGTTCGAAACCTCACGGGGCACACCGACGCGAAGAGACTGGCTTTTCTCACCAACCTCCTGCCGCTTCTCCATCGTCAGGAGGCCGTGCTCGATCGAGACGCCATGAAATGACGGTACTTCCATTAAGCAAGAGAAATGGCGGTCGAAGATTGGCCAACCGTGGAATATACTGCTTCGGCGTTAGATTTTATGGTGGCTGGATGCTGACGAGGTCGGGAGTCGTCAGCCGCGCTGCGTCCAGTGAAACATCAGAATCCCGGCCGCTACGCCAACATTCAGTGACTCGGTCGCACCGGACGTTCGGCCCCCGGGAATTCGGACTCGGCTTCCTGCGACAGCGCCCACCTCTTCCGACAAACCCCGGGCCTCACTGCCCACGACGAGACACGACGGATCTGACGGGGACCACTCTGACAGGGGAAGCCCTTCGAGGTCGGCGGCATGGAC is part of the Rhodothermales bacterium genome and harbors:
- a CDS encoding urocanate hydratase (catalyzes the formation of 4-imidazolone-5-propanoate from urocanate during histidine metabolism); protein product: MSTATQQIIRAPRGRELSCLGWEQEAAMRMLMNNLDPDVAERPSELIVYGGGGKAARNWECYHRIVATLKRLKSDETLLVQSGKPVGVFQTHEEAPRVLIANAHLVPRWATWEEFRRLDALGLTMYGQMTAGSWIYIGTQGILQGTYETFAECGRQHFGGSLDGRLIVTAGLGGMGGAQPLAATMNGGCMLAVEVDPQRIERRVESGYCDVMLTDLH
- a CDS encoding alanine dehydrogenase; its protein translation is MEVPSFHGVSIEHGLLTMEKRQEVGEKSQSLRVGVPREVSNEERRVSLAPGGVAALVANGHDVVVEADAGQQAHFSDQEYADAGAEIVKAPGELYAKAELVVKVGPPSDDELSLLQERQILISALHLGGTSPEFLKRLMNLGITGIGFEFIRDSDGTLPIVRMMHEIMGSMAVQIAARHLESGEGGKGVMLGGISGVPPSTVLILGAGVVGEWAARTALGYGAHVIVLDSDLGALRGLEHYLDRRITTAMATEQYIRGAVRSADVIIGAMMTAGQRSPVLVTEDMVSSMRSGSVIVDAVIDQGGCIETSRATSHSQPTFRKHDVIHYCIPNMPSNAARTATYALTNVLVPYLINIGDVGSINEALWRNVGLRNGTYVYRRHLTKKSLATMFGMPHRDIELLIASGI